The genomic interval AAGGATGTCCGTTTGCCAGAGCGCAAAAAGAATGTCCGGTTGAACCGCCGTAACGTCGCCGACGCGGTTGTTGGCCGGATCGTCCGGGTGCAAGGGCTTTGCCTGAAGCAGGCCGGCATCGGTTCCGCTAATGCCAGCGGTCGGAATACCAAGAGCCGTTAATTTTCGGGCCAGATATTTATTGACCTGACCGGAAAGCGCCATTTCCACGAGATCGATGGAGGTGTCGTTTGTGACACGCAGTCCGTCGATGAAGGAACTTTCCTTCCCGAAAGCGTCAAACAGTTTTGAAATCATCGGTCCGCCGCCGTGAAGAATGGCGATGTTCCACTGCCGGAGATTTTTAACGGACTCTGCCAGTTCGCTTAAAACATTCGTTTTACTTAAAAGGCTTCCGCCGATTTTTAGGATAAGTTCGGGCATTAGGATTTCCTTAAAACAACCCCGTTGTTTCATCTAAGTTAAATAAAATATTCATATTTTGAACCGCCTGACCGGAGGCACCTTTTAAGAGATTGTCAAATGAATTGACCACAATCAGCACGTCCGTTTCACGGTCGTAAACCGCTCCGATGAAGCACAGATTGGTTCCGGCGGCCATCCGAATGGCGGGCAGTCGATCCTCTAAAATCCGAACAAAGGGTTCGCCGTGGTAAAACTCCCTTAAAATTTGCAGGATGTTTTTTTGATCTTTGACTGCCGGGCGGTCGATGTAAATGGTTTCCAGAATACCGCGGGTGAGCGGAACCAGCTGCGGAACAAACACGACGGGAATGCTCCTGTGCCCTGCGGCCTGCAGTTCCTGTTCGATTTCACCGATGTGCCGGTGCGTGTGCCCCGCGTTGTAGGGGGTAAGATTTTCATTCGCCTCCACAAAATGCGTGGGTTGCGACAGCTTTTTCCCCGCGCCGGAAACGCCGGATTTGGCATCGATGAAAATTTTGTCCGGCTGAATGGCTCCGGCCTTTATAAGGGGAATGAGGCTAAGCAGTGCACCCGTCGGATAGCAGCCGGGATTGGCCACGAGATCGGCGCCAGCAATTTGTTCCCGGTAGATTTCCGAAAGCCCGTACACCGCCTCTTTGAGATTTCGCGCATCTTGATGCGGCAGGTGGTACCAGTCTTCGTAAACCTCCGGTGAGCGAAGTCGGTAGTCACCGCTTAAATCAACAACTTTGGCTCCTGAAGCCAGGATACCCGGCGCCCATTTCTGGGATTCACCGTGGGGCGTACACAAAAATACGACATCGGCTGATGGGAAAAGGGCGGCGTCCGGCGGCACGAAATCCTGTGAAAAATGGGCCGGGAGATCCGGAAAATAGTCTGACACACGCGTGCCGGTTTCGCTTTCGGACGTGATAAAGGCCACGTCCACGTTCGGGTGACGCAGCAATAATTTGAGCAATTCATGGGCGGTGTAGCCGGTTCCGCCGACAATTCCCACGTGTATTTTAGTCATTTTGGTTTTTTTGTTCCTCAGTCTTGTGATTCAACAGCTTTTTTGCTTCCCGGAGAGCGGCATCCACGGCCTGCGGACCGGTTCCTCCCGGAAGGTTCCGTCGTTCCAGACTGTGCCCGATCGTGAGCCAATCGAAAACATCCTTTTCAAACAGGGGGGAATAGGAGCGAAAATCCTCCAGTGAAAGATCCGTGAGATTTTTCCCGCTTTCCACACAGTTGTGCACAAGGGTTCCAATCACGCGATGGGCCTCCCGAAACGGCAGCCCCTTTTCCGTCAGGTAATCTGCCAAATCCGTTGCCAGCGTGAACGGGTGGACAACGCTGCGCATGGCCTCGGCGTTAAAAACAGCCGTTTTCAGGAGTCCCCGGAAAATACGGAGAGTCGGGAGCGCGTTGTCCAGAATGCCAAACAGGTGGATTTTGTCCTCCTGAAGATCACGGTTGTACGTCAGGGGCAGCCCTTTTTCCAGA from Calditrichota bacterium carries:
- a CDS encoding N-acetyl-gamma-glutamyl-phosphate reductase produces the protein MTKIHVGIVGGTGYTAHELLKLLLRHPNVDVAFITSESETGTRVSDYFPDLPAHFSQDFVPPDAALFPSADVVFLCTPHGESQKWAPGILASGAKVVDLSGDYRLRSPEVYEDWYHLPHQDARNLKEAVYGLSEIYREQIAGADLVANPGCYPTGALLSLIPLIKAGAIQPDKIFIDAKSGVSGAGKKLSQPTHFVEANENLTPYNAGHTHRHIGEIEQELQAAGHRSIPVVFVPQLVPLTRGILETIYIDRPAVKDQKNILQILREFYHGEPFVRILEDRLPAIRMAAGTNLCFIGAVYDRETDVLIVVNSFDNLLKGASGQAVQNMNILFNLDETTGLF
- the argB gene encoding acetylglutamate kinase — encoded protein: MPELILKIGGSLLSKTNVLSELAESVKNLRQWNIAILHGGGPMISKLFDAFGKESSFIDGLRVTNDTSIDLVEMALSGQVNKYLARKLTALGIPTAGISGTDAGLLQAKPLHPDDPANNRVGDVTAVQPDILFALWQTDILPVISPVAADAEGNALNVNADSAAYALAAHLKANTLIFLSDVPGIFLNGKTVLKLTPETLREGIATGDIHSGMIPKLEKGFQTLNTGVETILISTWQGARTLENLLEQKKIEFTKLGKD